From the genome of Xylocopilactobacillus apis:
TATTTAAACAGGCTGATAGTCTAAAGGTAGACTTGTCAGAGGAAGGCATTTCACTTTATGAAATGACAAAAATTTTAAGTTCCTTTGGGGTTGAATCTGATAGTTTTGAGGTATCAGATTTAGAGGAATTAAAAAAAGTCAAATTTCCTTGTATTGCGATGATTAACTCTAACGGATTAGCTCATTACGTTGTGTTACAGAAATATTTGAGCAGGAGCGATACTTTTATCGTGTCTAATCCCATTAAGCCTGATATTGAAAAAGTTACTTATAATGACTTAAAGTCTGAGTTTATCGGTTATTCAATTATTATAGAAGACGTAAAGCCAAAAGAAAAACAAAGCATTTCTCCAAAAAACAAAGTTTTAGAAGTATACAAATATGTTATAAGTAATATTTCTATTTCTTCTAAAATTGAGTTATCAATAATCTTATTTACACAATTTGCCTTACCCTTAATCTTTTATCAATTATTACAAGATCTTCTATCCACTGAATTTCAGAATTTAAATTCTTATAATCTTTCCCTTATAGTAATTTTCTATAGTTCTTTTTTTCTAACTACATATTTTACAGGGATACGTTATTCACAACTAAAATTAAAAATTGAAAATAATTTACAAAGTAAAATAATCAACGATTTCTATCACATGAACATGAATGATTTTCAGAAGAAAAATAATGTAAATAATCTTGTAGGTTATTTATCAACTGTTATTGATAGTACTTCAGGATTACTTGAAAAATTTTTCTTGTCGTTTGATTTATTTTTTTCGATTTTTTTGCTTTTACTGATGTTCCAGTTAAATTATTTCTTTCCATTAATCTTTATTTTTTTAACAGTAATTTACGTAATTTATTTAAAAAGTACTCTTAAAAACTTGATGAATTACAATAAAAATTTGTCATCTTCTTATAATGAATTATTATCAACATTTGAATCAAATGTATTGGGGTCAAATGACGTATTTGTTCATGATAAATCTGAAGATGCAGAAAATAAACTTAAATCTACTGAAATCCAATTTTTTAAAGCAAAGTATTTAAGTGAACTATTGAAGAACAAAATTGGAACAATTTCATCAATAATTTCTTTTATGATGATTGTTATGATTTTAGTTGTGACGTATTTAGCTTTAGTTTATCGAAATGAAATTCTTTACCCTCTTTCTTCTGGTCTGTATGTTTTCTTTATAGTAATTTCGCTTTTAGAGCGTATGTCCGATAGCTACTTATCTTATAAAACTAGTTTGATTAATATCGATTATGTACAATCAATTAAGAATTTTATTCAAGAAGATACAAAAAAAGAAGAAATTCAATTATTAAACGTCAAAAAAGATCAAAAGTTGATCTTTTCAAATATTAGTTATATTTACGATGGTATGGAAGATTTTGTATTTGAAAATTTTTCACTTTCACTTTCTCCTGGAGAAATAAATGTTCTAAAAGGAGAGAATGGGGTAGGGAAAACAACATTCGCCAAAATAATTTTAGGATTATTGACTCCAAAAAATGGGGATATTTATATCGGTAAAACCAAATTAAAGTCTTTGGATAAAACCAATATAATTTCCGAGGTGAGTTACTATACACCTAATCAATATCTTTTTTATGGAACATCTAGTAGCAACGCTAAAATGAAAATTTTTGATAATCAGTATATGGATAGTTACAAGTCAATTTTTCAAGATAAAGTATCTGATAATATTATTCTTTACAATAACGGAATTAATGTATCACAAGGGCAAAGACAAAAACTTTTATTAGATAGATGTTTTTCTAAACAAGCTTCAATTTATATACTAGACGAACCTACCGGTAATTTAGACCAAACTGCTAAACAGGATTTGATTAATAAAATTGTGGATTTGAAAATACAAAATAAATTAATATTGGTTATAACACATGATGAAGATATTATCTCAATTGCTGATAAGGTTTTAAAAATGAGGAAAAAAAATGATGATGTCGAATAGACTTAAAACTGTTATGTACGGCTTGTTGATGTTAACTTTTGGATCTTTTTTTATTTTTGTTTATTTAAATTCAGCGCATTCTGAAAATAGTAATTTAGAGAAGGAACAATATGCGAATGTTGTATCTAATTTTGACTTTGTTTCATCTCAAGAGGTAAAAAATCGTCAAAAAAAGAAGGGTAGTTTTGTGGTTTTTTTTGGGTCTAAAGATTGTGGCCCTTGTTTGGAAGCGGCTCCCAGTGTCTTAAAAAATGCCAAATTTTATTCATTAATCGATAAAATATATTACGTGAATATAAATGACTCTACTTTCTTTAAAGATGCGAACGAATATTATGGGATAACTGGTACTCCTACCATTATGGTTTTTAAAAAAGGTAAGGTTGTAAGCAGAATAACAGGTAGTTCTGAAAAAATAGATGATATTGTTAAGGGCGCTTTTGCGCTTATAAAATAGGAAATTATTTCAGTTATGAAGAGAAAAAATATATTATTAATTGCTTTGGCGGTATTAGTTGTATTCGTAGGATTTTGGTTGTTACGAAACAAATTCGATAGTTCTTCGAAAGAGTCGATAGAAGAAACTTATCCAGCTGTCTATGATAATTTAAATTCGATTACCGTAGATAAGTTTAAAAAAATGGTAAAAAACAAGAAAGAATTTATAGTATATGTGGGACGGCCCAATTGTCCTGATTGTTCTTTTTTCGAAAATGACTTTTTGAAGTTTTTAAAAAGAAATAAATTTAAGGATAGCATTTTGTATTTAAATGTTTCTCAAGTACATGAGAAAAAAAATGAATGGAATACTTTTAAAAAGAAATATGACATAAAATATACTCCAACATTAGCTAAGTACAAGGGCGGAAAGTTAACAGAAAAAAATGAATGGACACCTGAAAAAGGATTGCAAATGCAATCAGTAAAGAAATGGGTTAAGAAAAATGTTAGTGTTGAATAATTTTTGTTAGGTATATATTATGAACTATCTTAAAACTCAATTAAAAGTCGTAATGCGTTCCAAGGCACATCTGATCATCTTGATTCTGATTTTATTATCACTTTTCTTTCTGTTTTTTTATAATACGCAAAAATCAAAAGAGGAAGCAAAATATGAACAAGATTTTTTTAAAACTTCCATGAAGAAATATGGAACTTTAACAATAAATGATGAGAGAGTTCATTCTGATCAGATCTTACATCTCAATTTCTTAGATATGAAAATTAATAGTGAGGTTCCCAGGAGGCATTATCAAATAACACAAGCCTTAAAAAATCACGATTATCCTTTTTTGTTTAGTGATGAACTAGAAAGTTTGAAGATTTATCAAAAAGATTTTGAAAGGGCCTACCAAAAATTTCACCGTGGTGGAGAGGGGGTATTTGAGGATAAACGTTTCCAAACAAGTGATGGTGATATCGATAATTACCTCAAAGGAAAGAAAAAAGTTAACCATCGGTTGTTGCGTGAACATTTAAAACCAGAAAGCACGCGTTATGGCACTAGCGGTTCGTTATTTATTATTTCGGTACTCAATTATCTAATATCGTTTATTGGAATTGCGGTTATCACTTGGTATTCCATTCGTTCAGTTGGCAAAAAGTATGAAGGTAATCAGCACCGGTGGTTTGAGACGACGCCGATTGCTAAATGGAAGATTGTTTTAAGTGATTATTTGTCTTTTATTATCAATTGTATCGAATTTTTGCTTGTAACGTTGTTTTTGAGCGTTTTGGTTACGACTTTATGCGGACAAAAGTTTCGTGGTAATTATCCAATTTTGATTCGTACAACTGAACGACTTTCGTTGATCCCTGCCCAATCGTACATAGTGCTACTTCTTATAATGTGTCTTTTAGTTTTGTCAGTTGTATTTTTTATTAGTTATTTCTTGGTAAAAGTTACTAAAAATAATTTTCTTAGTGTTTTGATGAGTACTTTATTATTGATCATTGGATTTGGTTTTGCAGGTATAACTCCCGTCGGTTCGTATAATCCGTTTTTGTATTTACAACCTTCTCAAGTCTTGAGCGGTCGTAGTACGGATAAAATTAACTATGAAATAGTCGGAATTACTGAGGGGTACGACGACGATTATGAATATTTTTATCGTGACTTTGTCTTTGAAAATCCTAAATACTACCAAGGAGAAAGTCTCGAGCATAAATTTAAACGTCGAGGAGTTCAGTTGGGTATGGAGATGAAGAAAGGAATTATCTCATTGTCTAGTTTGATTGTTTTGCTTTTTGGAATTAGCATTTTGCCGCTGAGGATCCGCAGATGAACTATCTTAAAACTCAACTAAAAGTCGTAATGCGTTCTAAGGAACATTTGATCATTTTGATTTTGATTTTATTTTCGGTCCTTTTTTATTTTTCTACAATTCTCAAAAAGCAAAAGAAGAAGCGAAATATGAACGAGATTTGTTTTCAACTTCCATGAAGGAATATGAAACTTTAACGGTCAATGATGAGGGAGTTTATTCTGATCAGGTTTTACATGTAAATTTCACTAATACAAAAACTAATAGTGAGATTACCGGTAGGCATTATCAAATAACGCAAGCCTTAAAAAATCAAAATTATCCTTATTTATTTAATGATGAATTAGAAAGTTTGAAGATTTACCGTAGAGATTCTGAGCGTTCGATTCGACTTTTACACTCCGACGGGAAGTTAACAGCCGATGATGTTCATTTCAAAGCCGCTGGCGGGAAGATTGATCTTTATCTTCAGGGCAAGGAAAAAGTTAACCAGCGGTTGCTGCGTGAACATTTAAAACCAGAAAGTACTCGTTATGGCACCAGCGGTTCGCTATTTATTATTTCAGTACTTAATTATCTAACATCATTTATTGGAATTGCGGTTGTAACTTGGTATGCCATTCGCGCTGTTGGTAAGAAGTATGAAGGAAATCAGTATCATTGGTTTGAGACGACACCAATTGCTAAATGGAAGTTGGTTCTGGGAGATTATTTGACCTTTATCATCAATTGTATCGTCTTCTTGCTTGTAACGCTGTTTTTGAGCGTTTTGGTCACAACGATAATGGGAGAAAAATTTCGCGGTAACTATCCAATTTTGATTCGAATAAAAGAGCGGCTTTCGTTGATATCTGCCCAATCATACATCGGGCGAATTCTTATAATGGATCTTTTAGTTCTGTCAGTCATCTTTTTTATTAGTTATTTCTTGGTAAAAATCCTTAAAAATAATTTTCTGAGTGTTTTGATGAGTACTTTATTATTGAGCATTGGATTTGGTTTTGCAGATATTGCTCCCGTCAGTTCATATAATCCGTTATTGTATTTACAACCTTCTCAAGTCTTGAGTGGTCTTACTAGGGATAAAATCGACGATGATTCAGTTGGAGTTATTGATGGAGTGGACGATAAATATGAATATTTTTTTCGTGATTTTGTCTTTGAAAATATTGATTACTACCAGGGAGAAAGTCTCGAGTATAAATTTAAACGTCGAGGAGTTCAGTTGGGTCTGGATACGAAAAAAGGAATTATCTCGTTATCTAGTTTGGTCGTTTTGCTTTTTGGAATTAGCATTTTGCCGCTGAGGAGACGCCGATGAACTATCTTAAAACTCAACTAAAAGTCGTAATGCGTTCCAAGGAACATCTGACCATCTTAATTCTGATTTTATTGTCGCTGCTTTTTTTGTTTTCATATAACACGCAAAAATCGCAAGAAAAATCGAAATATGTACGAGATTTTTTTCAACTTCCCTGAAGGAATATGAAACTTTAACAGTCAATGATGAGGGAGTTTACTCTGATCAGGTTTTACATGTTAATTTCACTGATAAGAAAACTAATAGTGAAATTACCTCACGGCATTATCAAGTAACCCAAGCCTTAAAAAATCAAAATTATCCTTATTTATTTAATGATGAATTAGAAAGTTTGAAGATTTACCGTAAGGATTCTGAGCGCTCGATGAGACTTTTACACCCTGACGGGAAGTTAGCAGCCGATGATGTACCTTTTCAAGCGAGTGGTGGACAAATTGATTCTTATCTCAAGGGAAAAGAAATGATCAATCGGAAGTTGCTGCAATATCACTTAAAACCGGAAAGTACGCGCTATGGCACTAGCGGATCACTGTTTATCATTTCGGTACTCAATTACTTGACGTCATTTATCGGAATTGCGGTTGTTACTTGGTATGCAATTCGCGCAGTTAGTAAGAAGTATGAAGGCAATCAACACCGGTGGTTTGAGACCACGCCGATTGCTAACTGGAAGGTGGTTCTGGGGGATTACTTAACTTTCATTCTTAATTCGTTGGGCTTTTTGGCGGTAACTTTAGGACTTAGTCTCGTGATAACAACAATATTAGGGCAAAAATTTCACGGTAACTATCCGATCTTAATTAGAACTATTGGTGGGGCGGAACTAATCCCAGCAGTTTTTTACATTATTCAGGTCGTGATTATCTATTTATTAGTTTTAACCGTTTCCTTCATTGTGAGTTACTTTTTCGTCAGATTAGTTAAAAGAAGCCTTATGAGCGTTTTGATTTCCACCTTGATTTTAAGTTTTGGTTTTATGTTTTCTACTGAATATTTAACTGATTCATACAATCCTTTGCTTTATCAACAACCAACACTTGTTTTCACTGGTCGAGGGACAGATAAAGTTAACGATGATTTGACTTATTTTTGTAACGGTGGTGATGATGATTTTGAGTATATGTTGAGAGATTTTACATTCGAAAACGTTAAATACTATCAAGGAGAATCGCTGGGCTATCAGTTGGAATTGGGATTGTCGGTGACCAAAGGAGCAATCTCGCTAACATGTTTAATCTTACTACTGTTAGGTTTTTTGTTATTTCCCTATCGTAATTTTTATTGGTTAATTAAAGGAGCTGTCAAATGATTTTAAAAATAGATAATCTCACAAAAATTTATGGCAAAAGAACCATTTTAGATCAGTTGTCTCTTTCAGTAGAAGAGCCTCAAATTATTGCATTAGTGGCACCCAATGGGACTGGTAAGACGACATTTTTAAATATTATGTGTGATCTTGAAGGCTATCAGTCAGGCTCAATTGAAATTCTTGGGCTACCTAATACTGATCGACATGTTTTTTCCGAAATGACGTTTATGCAGGACAACTCGATTTTATACGATGAATTAACTGGGATGGATCATATGAAGTTCATTGCATCGATGTACCATAAGACACAAGCAGATATCGCAAAGGTTGCTCAACTGGTTGGAGTTGAAGATTATCTCAACAAAGCGGTTGGCAAGTATTCACTTGGAATGAAACAGCACTTGTTATTTGCAATGGGAATTTTACCGGAACCAAAAGTCTTTTTGCTTGATGAACCACTTAATGGCCTTGATCCTGATAGCGTGATTAACGTGCGTAATATTTTAAAAGAAATGGCGGATTCGGGAACCACGATCCTTTTTTCTTCTCATAATCTCGGTGAGGTGGTTAAGCTTACTGACAATATTCTCTTTTTGCATGAAGGCAAGCTTAAAAGCGAGAAAGATATTTTTGAAAACGAAGAGAGATGGACGTTGGTGGTTGAATCGGTTGATGAACTCGAGCAGCACTTGCTTGAACTGAGTCTCGAATATCAAATTTTAAACTCACACAAAATTGAAATTACGACTACAGAAGATCGGTTGGCACACATAAGGGACTTTTTACAAGAACAAAACCTCGACCTTTGGGACGTAACGAAAACAGAGTGGGATTTAGAGCAAGTTTATTTAGATCTGTTTGAGAGAACTTCATCATGATCAATTTTGAAGCAAAAAAATGGCGCAAGTCACTAAAAAACCTCTTGTTTATCTTTATTGTTAGTTTGGCCGTGATAGCTTTTGTTTTTATGGTCGGCAAAGATGAAAAGAAAGAAAAGCAAAATCATCTAGATCAAATTGAACAAGATTTTGGCAATATAGAAAACGCTCGAAATATGTTGGGCAGTATTCCGGTTCAATCAAAGGCCGATAGAAATCGCAATGATAAACTATACAAACTG
Proteins encoded in this window:
- a CDS encoding ATP-binding cassette domain-containing protein, producing MQVLNNDCGLAVLKTVFEQLGLFKQADSLKVDLSEEGISLYEMTKILSSFGVESDSFEVSDLEELKKVKFPCIAMINSNGLAHYVVLQKYLSRSDTFIVSNPIKPDIEKVTYNDLKSEFIGYSIIIEDVKPKEKQSISPKNKVLEVYKYVISNISISSKIELSIILFTQFALPLIFYQLLQDLLSTEFQNLNSYNLSLIVIFYSSFFLTTYFTGIRYSQLKLKIENNLQSKIINDFYHMNMNDFQKKNNVNNLVGYLSTVIDSTSGLLEKFFLSFDLFFSIFLLLLMFQLNYFFPLIFIFLTVIYVIYLKSTLKNLMNYNKNLSSSYNELLSTFESNVLGSNDVFVHDKSEDAENKLKSTEIQFFKAKYLSELLKNKIGTISSIISFMMIVMILVVTYLALVYRNEILYPLSSGLYVFFIVISLLERMSDSYLSYKTSLINIDYVQSIKNFIQEDTKKEEIQLLNVKKDQKLIFSNISYIYDGMEDFVFENFSLSLSPGEINVLKGENGVGKTTFAKIILGLLTPKNGDIYIGKTKLKSLDKTNIISEVSYYTPNQYLFYGTSSSNAKMKIFDNQYMDSYKSIFQDKVSDNIILYNNGINVSQGQRQKLLLDRCFSKQASIYILDEPTGNLDQTAKQDLINKIVDLKIQNKLILVITHDEDIISIADKVLKMRKKNDDVE
- a CDS encoding thioredoxin family protein: MLTFGSFFIFVYLNSAHSENSNLEKEQYANVVSNFDFVSSQEVKNRQKKKGSFVVFFGSKDCGPCLEAAPSVLKNAKFYSLIDKIYYVNINDSTFFKDANEYYGITGTPTIMVFKKGKVVSRITGSSEKIDDIVKGAFALIK
- a CDS encoding DUF6568 family protein, with protein sequence MKRKNILLIALAVLVVFVGFWLLRNKFDSSSKESIEETYPAVYDNLNSITVDKFKKMVKNKKEFIVYVGRPNCPDCSFFENDFLKFLKRNKFKDSILYLNVSQVHEKKNEWNTFKKKYDIKYTPTLAKYKGGKLTEKNEWTPEKGLQMQSVKKWVKKNVSVE
- a CDS encoding ABC transporter permease subunit, coding for MNYLKTQLKVVMRSKAHLIILILILLSLFFLFFYNTQKSKEEAKYEQDFFKTSMKKYGTLTINDERVHSDQILHLNFLDMKINSEVPRRHYQITQALKNHDYPFLFSDELESLKIYQKDFERAYQKFHRGGEGVFEDKRFQTSDGDIDNYLKGKKKVNHRLLREHLKPESTRYGTSGSLFIISVLNYLISFIGIAVITWYSIRSVGKKYEGNQHRWFETTPIAKWKIVLSDYLSFIINCIEFLLVTLFLSVLVTTLCGQKFRGNYPILIRTTERLSLIPAQSYIVLLLIMCLLVLSVVFFISYFLVKVTKNNFLSVLMSTLLLIIGFGFAGITPVGSYNPFLYLQPSQVLSGRSTDKINYEIVGITEGYDDDYEYFYRDFVFENPKYYQGESLEHKFKRRGVQLGMEMKKGIISLSSLIVLLFGISILPLRIRR
- a CDS encoding ABC transporter ATP-binding protein, whose product is MILKIDNLTKIYGKRTILDQLSLSVEEPQIIALVAPNGTGKTTFLNIMCDLEGYQSGSIEILGLPNTDRHVFSEMTFMQDNSILYDELTGMDHMKFIASMYHKTQADIAKVAQLVGVEDYLNKAVGKYSLGMKQHLLFAMGILPEPKVFLLDEPLNGLDPDSVINVRNILKEMADSGTTILFSSHNLGEVVKLTDNILFLHEGKLKSEKDIFENEERWTLVVESVDELEQHLLELSLEYQILNSHKIEITTTEDRLAHIRDFLQEQNLDLWDVTKTEWDLEQVYLDLFERTSS